cagaaactaaagcAGGTGTTGGATTTCAAGCTGGTGTTAAAGATTATAAATTGACTTACTACACCCCAGAGTATGAAACTAAGGATACTGATATCTTGGCAGCATTCCGAGTAAGTCCTCAGCCTGGGGTTCCGCCCGAAGAAGCAGGGGCTGCAGTAGCTGCCGAATCTTCTACTGGTACATGGACAACTGTTTGGACTGATGGACTTACCAGTCTTGATCGTTACAAAGGACGATGCTATCACATCGAGCCTGTTGCTGGGGAAGACAGCCAATGGATCTGTTATGTAGCTTATCCATTAGACCTATTTGAGGAGGGTTCCGTTACTAACATGTTTACTTCCATTGTGGGTAACGTATTTGGGTTCAAAGCCCTACGTGCTCTACGTTTGGAGGATCTACGAATTCCCCCTACTTATTCAAAAACTTTCCAAGGCCCGCCTCATGGTATCCAAGTTGAAAGAGATAAGTTGAACAAGTATGGCCGTCCTTTATTGGGATGTACTATTAAACCAAAATTGGGATTATCCGCAAAAAATTATGGTAGAGCGTGTTATGAGTGTCTACGTGGTGGACTTGATTTTACCAAAGATGATGAAAACGTAAACTCACAACCATTTATGCGCTGGAGAGACCGTTTTGTCTTTTGTGCCGAAGCTATTTATAAATCACAGGCCGAAACCGGTGAAATCAAGGGGCATTACTTGAATGCGACTGCGGGTACATGTGAAGAAATGATTAAGAGAGCTGTATTTGCGAGAGAATTAGGGGTTCCTATTGTAATGCATGACTACTTAACCGGGGGATTCACCGCAAATACTACTTTGGCTCACTATTGCCGCGACAATGGCTTACTTCTTCACATTCACCGTGCAATGCATGCAGTTATTGATAGACAGAAAAATCATGGTATGCATTTCCGTGTATTAGCTAAAGCATTGCGTATGTCTGGGGGAGATCATATCCACTCCGGTACAGTAGTAGGTAAGTTAGAAGGGGAACGCGAAATGACTTTAGGTTTTGTTGATTTATTGCGCGATGATTTTATTGAAAAAGATCGTGCTCGCGGTATCTTTTTCACTCAGGACTGGGTATCCATGCCAGGTGTTATACCGGTAGCTTCAGGTGGTATTCATGTTTGGCATATGCCAGCTCTGACCGAAATCTTTGGGGACGATTCTGTATTACAATTTGGTGGAGGAACTTTAGGACATCCTTGGGGGAATGCACCTGGTGCAGCAGCTAATCGAGTGGCTTTAGAAGCTTGTGTACAAGCTCGTAACGAAGGGCGTGATCTTGCTCGCGAAGGTAATGAAATTATCCGAGCAGCTTGCAAATGGAGTCCTGAACTAGCCGCAGCTTGTGAAGTATGGAAGGCGATCAAATTCGAGTTCGAGCCGGTAGATACTATCGATAAGAAGGTCTAAAAAAAAATAAacgaaataaaaagagaaaaaaataagttaTGAAATGCAGtaattcttctttattcttctaatTGATTGCAATTAAACTCGGCTCAatctttttttttataaaaaagattGAGCCGAATAAAAATAGATCATGATATGATCATGAGACTTGACAAATCGAGATTCGTCTATTCTATATatctagaatatatatatatattaaggtATAAtacaataaagaaataaaaagaaaataataaaatatagtagtatcatatgataatggaatcaaatacgcagtatttacagaaaaaagtcttcgtttattgggaaagaatcaatatacttttaatgtcgaatcgggattcactaagacagaaataaagcattggttcaaactcttctttggattaaggtggtagctgtgaatagccatcgactacctggaaaaggtagaagaataggACCTATTCTGGGCCGTACAATGCATTACAGACGTATGATCATTACCCTTCAACCGGGTTATTCTATTCCACTTCTAGATAGAGAAAAAAACTAAAGGAGAATGAATGAAAAAAGACATAGTTTGGAAGTTAGACCTTTTTATAAGACTCTCTTTCAATTTCAAAAAAGAGGACGTTTGAAACTTTTAACAGGCGTAATCGTGAGTCAACATGCTAGAACTAGATAAGGAAGTTTTCTATAACCTTAATAAAAAGGATAAAAAGGTAGTTTTAGTTTATGACTCCGATCAAGAGCGAGAAATCCTTGATTTGGGATTGGACATAGAACCTGGACCCATCGGAGAGACGTTGAAAGGAGCGTATCCTGATGGTAAGAATTATACTTTCGTGGAAATACAGCGCTATAGACTTCAGTGTGGTAGAGTAGACGTTTTGTTcctaatttttctggaccaaacctCCGCTCCGACCCAACGATACAATGAATTTTTTCTGTTCATATTCATAAATAAAAAAGATTAGGAATCGCAATGCTACTATATGCGTCCAGAGCAGTATTTTGAATACTATTCTTCTATAATCCATTATTGCGCGGGGTCTTACTAACAGGACTTCGCGGCACAGGACGGGTCTTCGTCGAAAAGCTAACACCACCCGGCATTTTCATACCCTTTCTTTGGGTGGTATATCGCCTTTAAAAGTCTAAGAGGGTAGTAGGGGGGATCTTAAGAGGGTAGTAGGGGATCTTAAGAGGGTAGTAGGGGATCTATAGTAGGTAAGATAATTTGCCCTTTGATTTTGATTGAATATACTATTTTTCTGCCTTTACCACGCATTATTGTATGCGCTTCTAGAGAAGTATGTATGCAGGAAGTAAATTCTAGTCGCTTTCTTTTGAATCCAATTTCAAATTAGATTAGAAAGATAGAAAGGCCATGAGGatgggaaaataaaaaaaatctttttaatTAGTTCTCCTTTTTTGGAATTTTCTTATTATCCTTATCATTTTTTTTACAGAATATTTTGCAAACTAAAAAAATACAATAGTCAATATTCCTTATAATAGATATACTTAATTATATCATAAGAATCTTAAGATATTTTTCGACTAGATAGAAATAGTAAATTTGAATTGAGACACCTATTCCATGACGGATTTAAACTTACCTTCTATTTTCGTGCCTTTAGTAGGCTTAGTATTTCCGGCAATTGCAATGACTTCTTTATTTCTTTATGTGCAAAAAAAAAAGATTGTCTAGTATTTTTTAGTGTAAGTAATATAATATGGTAGGGTATGTGACTTTTTCTACACACACTTTCTACACACAAATGAAAAACGGCTATGGATGCAGATATAGGCTACGAGCATAAATGCATGAATATGCAGAGCTTGGTATAGCgagtttttttttatttattttaattgaatcaacgaatattttttgaatagaaAGTCAATGTATCTAACCTATTATTTCACAGGAGTACTAGTTGCTGAAGGCGATTTCAGAATCAAAAAAAGTAAAGGCAAAATTATTTAGCTTATTCTCTCAATTTCAATCGACCGCTGCTGGATTTAGTATATCTAATATGAATTGGCGATCAGAACACATATGGGTAGAACTTCTAAAAGGTTCTCGAAAAAGGAGTAATTTTTTCTGGGCCTGTATTCTTTTTCTAGGTTCACTAGGATTCTTATTGGTTGGGACTTCCAGTTATCTTGGTAAGAATATTATATCTATACTTCCATCTCAAGAAATTCTTTTTTTTCCGCAGGGGGTCGTGATGTCTTTCTACGGAATCGCAGGCCTATTCATTAGCTCCTACCTGTGGTGTACTATTTTGTGGAATGTAGGTAGTGGTTATGACCGATTCGATAGAAAAGAGGGAATAGTTTGCATTTTTCGTTGGGGATTCCCTGGAATAAAACGTCGCGTCTTCCTTCGATTCCTTATGCGGGATATCCAATCAATTAGAATTCAGGTTAAAGAGGGTCTTTATCCTCGTCGTATTCTTTATATGGAAATCCGGGGCCAGGGGATCATTCCCTTGACTCGTACTGATGATAAGTTTTTTACTCCACGAGAAATTGAACAAAAAGCTGCCGAATTGGCCTATTTCTTGCGCGTACCAATTGAAGTATTTTGAGGTATCTTTTTTGAACTGAATTGAATGAAGAAAAGATAAATTGGAAGAAGAAAAGTTTTCTCAACATGGGGAGGAAGTCCCTTCGAAATTGGATTTGTTATTGTAAGGGGATTTTTAAGTATTTATCTaaaggaaggaacaaacgaggataagataaaattattttaaattttttttgtcGAAGTTAGATATATTGCATACTATTCTTCTCTTCCATTTTCACCCGAAAGGGCTTTTTTTATTCTATTTCACTATTTCATT
This portion of the Hordeum vulgare subsp. vulgare unplaced genomic scaffold, MorexV3_pseudomolecules_assembly, whole genome shotgun sequence genome encodes:
- the LOC123423435 gene encoding ribulose bisphosphate carboxylase large chain: MSPQTETKAGVGFQAGVKDYKLTYYTPEYETKDTDILAAFRVSPQPGVPPEEAGAAVAAESSTGTWTTVWTDGLTSLDRYKGRCYHIEPVAGEDSQWICYVAYPLDLFEEGSVTNMFTSIVGNVFGFKALRALRLEDLRIPPTYSKTFQGPPHGIQVERDKLNKYGRPLLGCTIKPKLGLSAKNYGRACYECLRGGLDFTKDDENVNSQPFMRWRDRFVFCAEAIYKSQAETGEIKGHYLNATAGTCEEMIKRAVFARELGVPIVMHDYLTGGFTANTTLAHYCRDNGLLLHIHRAMHAVIDRQKNHGMHFRVLAKALRMSGGDHIHSGTVVGKLEGEREMTLGFVDLLRDDFIEKDRARGIFFTQDWVSMPGVIPVASGGIHVWHMPALTEIFGDDSVLQFGGGTLGHPWGNAPGAAANRVALEACVQARNEGRDLAREGNEIIRAACKWSPELAAACEVWKAIKFEFEPVDTIDKKV